The genomic segment ATTGTCAATTGATACTTTTAGAGCTGAGGTTGCCAAAGCAAGTATAGAAAGCGGCGCCGCAATTATAAACGATATTGCTGCGGGAGAACTGGATGATAAAATGTTTGATGTTATAGCTCAATACAATGTTCCGTACATTATGATGCACATGCGAGGCAATCCGCAGACCATGCAGAGTTTGACACAATACGATGACATTGTAAAAGAAATACTTTTCTATTTTTCTGAAAAAGTAAAAAAAGCAAGAGCTTTAGGAATCAACGATTTGATTTTGGATCCCGGTTTTGGTTTTGCCAAAACAACCGATCAAAATTATGAAGTAATGCAGAAAATGGAACTTTTTAACGAATTAGAATTGCCTGTTTTAGCTGGAATTTCCAGAAAATCTATGATTTATAAAACGCTTGATATTACCCCTCAGGAAGCTTTAAACGGAACTACTTTTCTTAATACGATTGCTTTGATGAAAGGGGCAAAGATTCTTCGAGTTCACGATGTAAAAGAAGCGGTGGAA from the Flavobacterium sp. genome contains:
- the folP gene encoding dihydropteroate synthase, with the protein product MFINCKGKLIDLSIPKVMGILNVTPNSFFDGGKYKNEDEIISQVDKMLSEGATFIDIGAYSSKPSAEFVSEQEEIDRIVPAIELILKHFPETLLSIDTFRAEVAKASIESGAAIINDIAAGELDDKMFDVIAQYNVPYIMMHMRGNPQTMQSLTQYDDIVKEILFYFSEKVKKARALGINDLILDPGFGFAKTTDQNYEVMQKMELFNELELPVLAGISRKSMIYKTLDITPQEALNGTTFLNTIALMKGAKILRVHDVKEAVECVTLFNKLNFNNNLNV